CCCACCCCCGCCCCTGGACGAGCAGAACCCTCCGTGTGCAAATAGTAACTGCTCTGGCTCCTAGTGTGCTCTGCTGAAGTCCTATTTGGTCTGGTAGGCATCTCACTCTGCCCAACACCCCCTAGTTGCATGGGCTCCTCTttatcccccctctccctctctctgtggatGCGTTCCATCCTGAAGTGAGGCTGTGGCCTGGGCTGCTGGGGGGCAGGGGGCCCCATGGGCTGGCCGATGGCCCCTGATGTGGAGTTGGCTTTGGTGGAAGTCCTGGcttgggtctgctgctgctgctgctgttgttgctgctgcagggGCTGTTTCTGTTGCTGGGGCGGCTGCTGCAGAGTGATGGACACACACACGTCTCCTACCTGCAGGTGGTGGCAGGCCAGGCCATAGAGCTGGGCCGTGCGCTCTGGGCTGCAGGAGGACCAGCcctggccaaacacaaagaaggGGTGCTCCGGGGGCACGTCGATGGTCACCTTGCTCTGCTGCTCGCCAACTGTGAAGTGCAGCGCCACCAGGCCGGGTCTCTGCTGGCTGGTCCTGATGTCCACCACCATGCTGGAGTCGATCTTCAGCCCCCCGCTCACCTCAGCACTCCGCACAAAGTCCTGAGTCTGCAGGTCCTCAACACGCTTCAGCTCCCCCGTGGCTAGCTGGATGATGGCCCCCTTCATGAAATGGGAGGGATTGGAGGGGGCAGGGGTGGGCACCAGGGCCTGCGTGAGGGCTGCCGTGACTGGGACAGAAAAAGGCTGCTGGGGGTGCTGCTCCACGGCGGCCAGATCCACCACAGCCCTGTCTGGGAGGCCCACTCTGGCTGGAGACTCAGAGGCTTTAGAgtagggggtgggggtgggggaggCCATGGTGACAGCAGAGGTGTCATCATTGGTCTGGCTGGGGTAGTGCTGGGGTGGCTGTTGCTGTTGGTGGGGGAGGTGGTGATAGTCTAAGGGGACCAGGACTGTCTGTCCATTGGCCAAGATGACCGCGTGGCCTGGCTGCCCTGCCTGCTGTTGATGGGCCGTCATTCGGGGGTCTCCATACACCGCAGGGTGGATCGCGTACGCTGTCCGGCCAGCACTCTCACCTGCCTCCCCATgagcctctctgcctctctgagaGCCCTGGGATAGGTTCAGGGGACCAAAGGACACCTCTTTGCGGCCTCCACTCACACCTTGGACAGGAGAGGCTAGGCGACCAACGACCTGCTGAACCTTGAGGATGACAAAAGATAAATCTTATTAACACATTTCAATCAATCAACCTTTTTATCTTTAAATGTAATAAATTGTTGTGTCTGAGAAAAAGGAAAAAAGACTGAAGTTTTGTCCTCCTGTACCTCCTCTCAACCACCATTATTAAGCCTCAGAAAGCAGTGGTTTCCTATCAACTCTAGTCGAGACCACAAACCAGAGAATTTTTTGTCTTTCCTAGAAGCAGCAGGCAGTGTGTAGATGTGACTGGTTGCACAATGATCAGCACACCCTCAACAAAGTAATAAAGGAAGGAAGTGGAGGGGAACATGGATATTGTGTCACAGCAGACACTATAAAAAGTCAAGTGCACTAAATAAAGTCAGAATTTTGGACAATTCATAATCAAATCAAAACTCTCCTTATtcgaaaatgtaaaataaaacatttatttgactTATGGAGTAGATTTGAAATAACTTAAAATAAGTAAATACATGCGTGTAAGTAATTACAACAAAACTTCAAGTCTTACCTCCAGGTCAGTGTCTGGGGTGCTGCGCTGCCCAGGCGAAGCCCTCTCGTCCAGCCTGCGGCTCTTCAGGCTTCTGTCCTGTGCGTGCTCCAGTGCTACAGAGGCGGATGCTGCCTGCAGCAGCCGTGCATTTCTGGCAATGTAGACTGAGTCCTGGAGCATCTCCCTGGCTGcctgctccctctcccctccattcaactctctatccctgtctgtctcctgctcCCCGCTGTAGGGGTCCCAGGGGGCAGGTGCAGCCCTGGTGCCCTGAGAGTGGTAAAAGACTGGCACTCCCCGAGGACTGAGCTCTGCGGCGGGCAGCGCGCCCAGGTGCTGCTGGTGCTGGGCAGCCTGTTCCGAGGTCAGCATCAGCGGGACCCCTCCGGACGACCCCACTTTTGCAAAGGCATGGGCAGATACATGGGCCTGGGTAGGAGGGGAGACCACCCCCTCCTGGATGACTGACTGGTAGGGGACCAGGTGAGGCTGGGAGAGGGTGCCCGAGGGAGAGATCAGGGAGCTGGGGACAAAGCCAGGGGGGACTGCATAAGGGACTGCACCGTATGGGGAGACAAACTGGAAAGAGGAGTGGGGGATCTGGGCATAGCCTAGAGGGGGATAGGAGATCCCTGGA
The sequence above is a segment of the Salvelinus alpinus chromosome 33, SLU_Salpinus.1, whole genome shotgun sequence genome. Coding sequences within it:
- the LOC139563122 gene encoding ataxin-1-like, translating into MKPGHERNQECLPPKKRDLNNSTSSSSAGGGAGSGVGGGGGGGGGEEVASTQSSGVGSDTQGGGTAEEWLRAQHGLHYGVESAESLQGLPVDQYSMLYRVALPSVSYSQTSLHPVLSHISPAYTVPSSLLQHHPGISYPPLGYAQIPHSSFQFVSPYGAVPYAVPPGFVPSSLISPSGTLSQPHLVPYQSVIQEGVVSPPTQAHVSAHAFAKVGSSGGVPLMLTSEQAAQHQQHLGALPAAELSPRGVPVFYHSQGTRAAPAPWDPYSGEQETDRDRELNGGEREQAAREMLQDSVYIARNARLLQAASASVALEHAQDRSLKSRRLDERASPGQRSTPDTDLEVQQVVGRLASPVQGVSGGRKEVSFGPLNLSQGSQRGREAHGEAGESAGRTAYAIHPAVYGDPRMTAHQQQAGQPGHAVILANGQTVLVPLDYHHLPHQQQQPPQHYPSQTNDDTSAVTMASPTPTPYSKASESPARVGLPDRAVVDLAAVEQHPQQPFSVPVTAALTQALVPTPAPSNPSHFMKGAIIQLATGELKRVEDLQTQDFVRSAEVSGGLKIDSSMVVDIRTSQQRPGLVALHFTVGEQQSKVTIDVPPEHPFFVFGQGWSSCSPERTAQLYGLACHHLQVGDVCVSITLQQPPQQQKQPLQQQQQQQQQQTQARTSTKANSTSGAIGQPMGPPAPQQPRPQPHFRMERIHRERERGDKEEPMQLGGVGQSEMPTRPNRTSAEHTRSQSSYYLHTEGSARPGAGVGVVSTVSSASQRRWSAPGLQRCMKVEEGAHPQLGSSRPSFIPQEVKLSIEGRSNAGK